From Dryobates pubescens isolate bDryPub1 chromosome 11, bDryPub1.pri, whole genome shotgun sequence:
gagggcatcgagtccatcatcagtaaatttgctgacgacaccaagctgggggcaggagttgatctgctggagggcagagaggctctgcagagggacctcgacaggctggacagatgagcagagtccaagggcatgagactggcttctgcacattggccacagcaaccccacgcagagctacaggctggggtcagcgtggctggagagcagccaggtggagagggacccgggggtgctggttgatggtaggctgaacatgagcctgcagtgtgcccaggcagccaggagggcgaatggcatgctggcctgcatcaggaacagtgtggccagcaggagcaaggaggtcattctgcccctgtacactgcactggttaggccacacctcgagtcctgtgtccagttctgggcccctcagtttaggaaggaggtggacttgctggagcgtgtccagagaagggcgacaaggttggtgaggggcttggagcacagccctgtgaggagagactgagggagctggggttgcttagcctggagaggaggagactcaggagtgaccttattgctctctacaactacctgaagggaggttgtagacaggcggaggttggtctcttctcccaggcaaccagtaccagaacaagaggacacagtctcaggctgcgtcaggggaggtttaggctggaggttaggaggaagttttacacagagggagtgattgcccattggaatgggctgcccgaggaggtggtgggttcgccgtcgctgggggtgttcagggcgaggcttgacaggatgcttggtgccatggtttagttgattaggtggtgttggatgataggttggactcaatgatcttgaaggtctcttccaacctggtttattctattctattctattctattctattctattctattttttaagACCCTGGTCACCAAGGTTAGAAAACATCCCAACTTTTCTGTGACGGGGCAGTGGGAGGTGGTGACccagagggatgggaaggaagagACGTCTGCTTTTGATGCTGTGATGGTTTGCTCTGGGCATCAAGTCTACCCAAACCTCCCCCTCGCTGACTTTCCAGGTAAGCTGCACACAGGGAGTTCATCCactgggacacagctgggcaAATGCCTTCTATCACAATGTTCTTCCCTGAAAAATAGACCTCATCAGCATTAGGAGAGCAATATTTGGGGgagtggggttttgtttaggGAATCAACAGCCtgggttttttaaataaaacactCCAGCCATCAAACAATATCAAAGTGGGGTCAATGCTTAtcctttccaggaaaaaaaaaaaaaaatgtaggctATTTCCGTTGGCAGGAGACTTTGCATAGAAGGATTTTGTCAAACgcttttgggggtgtttttcgGATTTCTAGTTCAAACATCACGTGCATTACCTTTGCCTCTCTGTTTACAGCTACATTACTAGGAATAGCTTTCTCTCTGGCAAGAAACATGAGAAACGGCCAGAGGGATTCCCCAGTAGTGTTTGTGGGAAAGGGAGATCCCCAAATCAGCACAAGCTCTCCTTTTCATTCCTGGGGTGAATTACAACCCTCTCTGTTCTCTTCCTCAGGAATAGAGACGTTTAAAGGCTGCTACTTTCACAGCCGAGAGTACAAGGAACCAGAGAAGTTCAGAGGCAAGAAGGTGCTGGTGATAGGCTTGGGCAACTCTGGTTCTGACATTGCTGTGGAGCTCAGCACCGTGGCATCTCAGGTATGGGGACCTACACCAGAGCCACTGGGGAAGGGAGAGTCCCCATCTCCTGGAGCATGTGCCACTGCCCCCATGAGACAAGCCCCAGGGGCTCACAGCCGTTACGACAGGGTCAGGTTACCCCTACCTTGCTGTCCTTCCAGGTCTACCTGAGCACTCGAAGTGGATCCTGGGTGATGAGCCGTGTCTGGCACAAGGGCTACCCCTGGGACATGCTTGTCATCACTCGTTTCCAGACCTGGCTGGGGACAGTCCTTCCCAGGGCGCTCAGCAACTGGCTGTATGTGAGAAGCATGAATCGGTCCTTCAAGCATGAGAATTTTGGCCTCATGCCGCTGGAGAGGTACATGTGGGGCCATCCACACCCAAACGCCACAGGGGTGATGGTTCGGGCTGGCACTGAACTGTGTGCCTCTCTTGGGCCAGCAACAGAAGCTGCCTCTGCGACAGCCTCTTACAGCCCCTCCGCCTTTGCCCTTGCAGAGCCTCCCGCAAGGAGCCAGTGCTCAACGATGACCTCCCAGGTCGCATCGCCTGCGGCGTGGTGGTGATCAAGCCAAAGGTGAAGGAGTTCAGAGAAACATCCATCTTGTTCCAAGATGGGACCGTGCAGGATGGTGTCGATCTTGTCGTCTTTGCCACTGGTTACATCTGCTCTTACCCTTTCATGGAGGATCATTCCATCATCAAAAGCAgggacaatgaggtcaccctctaCAAAGGCATCATCCCTCCTCAGCTCGAGAAGCCAACCATAGCAGTTATTGGGCTGGTCCAGACACTTGGAGCCATCATGCCAACAGTGGACCTGCAATGCCGCTGGGCGATCAAGGTGTTTCAGGGTAGGTGGAGAGCCATGTGCTGAGTGGAGATCTGTTTTCTGTTGACAGGAAGTAGCATTCCCCAGCAGTAATGGGCAGGCTCAAACCGGCATCCAGGACAGTGTCTGAGTGCTGAGA
This genomic window contains:
- the LOC104298231 gene encoding flavin-containing monooxygenase 3; the encoded protein is MVQRVAVVGAGVSGLAATKCCLEEGLEPTCFERSEDVGGLWYYTNKAEEGRASIYRTVFTNSCKEMSCYPDFPFPDDHPNYMHNTRLHHYLCKYAEHFGLLRHIQFKTLVTKVRKHPNFSVTGQWEVVTQRDGKEETSAFDAVMVCSGHQVYPNLPLADFPGIETFKGCYFHSREYKEPEKFRGKKVLVIGLGNSGSDIAVELSTVASQVYLSTRSGSWVMSRVWHKGYPWDMLVITRFQTWLGTVLPRALSNWLYVRSMNRSFKHENFGLMPLERASRKEPVLNDDLPGRIACGVVVIKPKVKEFRETSILFQDGTVQDGVDLVVFATGYICSYPFMEDHSIIKSRDNEVTLYKGIIPPQLEKPTIAVIGLVQTLGAIMPTVDLQCRWAIKVFQGQCMLPPVREMMDDIDEKMGKKLKGHGNSSMLQTDYVTYMDELASAIGVKPSMMKLLLTDPQLALQVFFGPCTPYQFRLVGPGKWSGARKAILTQWDRTLQATQTRITPVAPTTFPWLAVLGMLFLPLLLLAALYS